The following coding sequences are from one Lemur catta isolate mLemCat1 chromosome 16, mLemCat1.pri, whole genome shotgun sequence window:
- the LOC123621691 gene encoding protein NYNRIN-like: MFADVTAKEAARKPVGPLHILPVLPERLLPPSPVYSEGELELGRTLGATTDPGGWKILPSGRTLVPQHLGRRLIEQIHQSTHLGSTKVAELLQRDYYIPNLHQMTQQITAGCLTCAQVNPGKRLNPLPGVRLRGQAPGEQWETDFTEIKPGKYGYRYLLVFVDTFSGWVEAFPTKSETAQVVVKKLVMEIVPRFGLPLALGSDNGPAFIAKTTQLLAQVLQIKWKLHCIYRPQSSGQVERMNRTLKEILCKLRAETGEDWVSLLPFALLRTRCTPYVRGITPYEIMFGRPPPLVPKVGEEKLAELSDHALLKSLQALQLSTRKIHNLVRAAHSSLANSPSDKVSLQVQPGDLVWIKKLQPATLEPRWTGPLPVILTTPTAVKVAGKRHWIHHTQIKKATPVQEERWTARPTEDPLKIRLLRHSSGTS; this comes from the coding sequence ATGTTTGCTGATGTCACTGCTAAGGAAGCTGCCCGAAAACCAGTGGGGCCTCTCCATATTTTGCCTGTTCTGCCTGAGCGACTCTTGCCGCCCTCGCCGGTTTATTCAGAGGGAGAATTGGAATTGGGAAGGACTCTAGGAGCAACCACCGATCCGGGAGGTTGGAAAATCCTTCCAAGTGGCAGAACCTTAGTCCCACAGCACCTGGGTCGCCGGTTAATTGAACAAATACATCAAAGCACGCACCTAGGAAGCACGAAGGTGGCAGAACTGCTTCAACGAGACTATTATATACCTAATTTGCATCAGATGACCCAACAGATTACGGCCGGATGCCTGACATGTGCGCAAGTTAATCCAGGTAAAAGATTGAACCCCCTCCCCGGAGTCCGGTTGCGAGGACAAGCCCCTGGGGAGCAATGGGAAACTGATTTCACGGAAATCAAGCCAGGCAAGTATGGATACCGCTACCTGTTGGTATTCGTGGACACTTTCTCAGGATGGGTAGAAGCATTTCCCACGAAATCAGAAACAGCACAGGTAGTAGTAAAGAAGTTAGTAATGGAAATTGTACCTAGATTCGGCCTTCCTTTAGCCCTGGGGTCCGACAATGGCCCGGCATTCATTGCCAAAACTACTCAATTATTAGCTCAGGTATTACAAATTAAATGGAAGTTACATTGTATTTATAGACCGCAAAGTTCAGGTCAGGTAGAAAGGATGAATAGAACATTGAAGGAAATATTATGTAAGTTAAGAGCGGAGACGGGCGAAGACTGGGTGAGCCTCCTTCCTTTTGCACTATTAAGAACCAGGTGTACTCCATATGTCAGAGGTATAACACCATATGAGATAATGTTTGGCCGTCCACCTCCACTGGTTCCTAAAGTGGGAGAAGAGAAACTAGCTGAATTAAGTGACCACGCTCTTCTTAAATCCCTGCAAGCCTTACAGCTGAGCACCCGGAAGATCCACAACTTAGTCAGGGCTGCACACTCTAGTCTTGCTAATTCTCCTTCTGATAAAGTTTCTCTCCAGGTACAGCCCGGTGACCTTGTTTGGATAAAGAAACTCCAGCCCGCTACTTTAGAACCAAGGTGGACTGGACCTTTACCGGTGATTCTCACCACCCCTACGGCTGTAAAGGTGGCAGGGAAACGCCACTGGATTCACCATACCCAAATCAAGAAAGCGACTCCAGTCCAAGAAGAACGATGGACGGCTCGGCCCACCGAAGATCCACTAAAGATAAGACTTTTAAGACATTCCTCTGGAACATCTTGA